A single window of Dromaius novaehollandiae isolate bDroNov1 chromosome 33, bDroNov1.hap1, whole genome shotgun sequence DNA harbors:
- the ECSIT gene encoding evolutionarily conserved signaling intermediate in Toll pathway, mitochondrial, whose translation MSLAWARALARGLRAPRGLPQVVAAPRRQASEVAPGRPAGDGDAGDDDGDAEGGAGPAAFGAALAALERAPGRRRGPLELVPAALAAMAACGVAGRRDAYHRLLRLFPRGPLLPRGPLQRLLSPCPRHQACALQLLEQMEAHGVVPDAETQFLLLGVFGPRSPPVRKCQRMLYWLPRFRHADPHPLPPRLPPEPLERARLALRRIVADPRAPLTVYQMPVPTTLSSGEETVLPYIIGAQSAEQREQLGRHDPARPVVVEGPFPLWLRGTRLAYYVLRGQPPPPGAREEPPDPERSFYFPLQLDLDLERGPWDDDDFDVDEVEEGPVFGLCMAGAGDRATLARWLAGLQLRNPVLARTPVVFRLGGAAAEPPPPAAAGTPLPAAAGPPPAALPRAAAEEEEEEEEEEEPPGRRVQREA comes from the exons ATGAGCCTGGCCTGGGCGCGGGCGctggcccgggggctgcgggcgccccgcggcctcccccaG GTGgtggcagccccgcggcggcaggcGAGCGAGgtggcgccggggcggccggcgggtgACGGTGACGCCGGTGACGACGACGGTGACgccgagggcggcgcggggccggcggcgttcggggcggcgctggcggcgctggagcgggcgccggggcggcgccgggggccgctggagctggtgccggcggcgctggcggccATGGCGGCGTGCGGGGTGGCGGGGCGGCGCGACGCCTACCACCGCCTGCTGCGCCTCTTCCCCCGCGGGCccctgctgccccgcggccccctccagcgcctgctcagcccctgccccCGGCACCAGGCCTGCGCCCTGCAGCTCCTCGAGCAGATGGAGGCCCACG GGGTGGTGCCGGACGCGGAGACGCAGTTCCTGCTGCTGGGGGTCTtcgggccgcgcagcccccccgtGCGCAAGTGCCAGCGCATGCTGTACTGGCTGCCGCGCTTCCGGCACGCCGACCCCcacccgctgcccccccggctgccccccgagCCCCTGGAGCGCGCCCGCCTCGCCCTGCGCCGCATCGTCGCCGACCCCCGCGCCCCCCTCACCGTCTACCAG ATGCCGGTGCCGACGACGCTGAGCTCCGGCGAGGAGACCGTGCTGCCCTACATCATCG GGGCGCAGAGCGCGGAGCAGCGGGAGCAGCTGGGCCGGCACGACCCGGCGCGGCCCGTCGTGGTGGAGGGGCCCTTCCCGCTGTGGCTGCGCGGCACCCGCCTCGCCTACTACGTGCTGCGggggcagccgcccccccccggcgcccgc gaGGAGCCGCCGGACCCCGAGCGGAGCTTCTACTTCCCGCTGCAGCTCGACCTGGACCTGGAGCGGGGGCCCTGGGACGACGACGACTTCGACGTGGACGAAG tgGAGGAAGGCCCCGTGTTCGGGCTGTGCATGGCGGGCGCCGGGGACCGGGCCACGCTGGCGCGCTGGCTGGCGGGGCTGCAGCTCCGCAACCCCGTGCTGGCCCGCACCCCCGTCGTCTTCCGCctcgggggggccgccgccgagccgcccccccccgccgccgccggcacccccctccccgccgccgccgggcccccccctgCCGCccttccccgcgccgccgccgaggaggaggaggaggaggaggaggaagaggagccgccgggccgccgggTGCAGCGCGAAGCCTGA
- the CNN1 gene encoding calponin-1 isoform X2: MSTPHFNRGPAYGLSAEVKNKLAQKYDPQRERELRAWIEGATGRRIGDAFMEGLKDGVILCELINKLAPGSVRKVNEPIQNWHKLENIGNFIKAITRYGVKPHDIFEANDLFENTNHTQVQSTLIALASQAKTKGNNVGLGVKYAEKQQRRFRPEKLREGRNIIGLQMGTNKGASQAGMTAPGTKRQIFEPALGMERCDPLTIPLQMGSNKGASQQGMTVYGLPRQVYDPKYCDAAFAEPPDGPPPALNCYEPL, from the exons ATGTCCACCCCCCACTTCAACCGCGGGCCGGCCTACGGGCTCTCGGCCGAGGTGAAGAACAAG CTGGCGCAGAAGTACGAcccgcagcgggagcgggagctgcGCGCCTGGATCGAGGGAGCCACCGGCCGCCGCATCGGCGACGCCTTCATGGAGGGGCTCAAGGACGGCGTCATCCTCTGCGA GCTCATCAACAAGCTGGCGCCCGGCTCCGTGCGGAAGGTCAACGAACCCATCCAGAACTGGCACAAG CTGGAGAACATCGGGAACTTCATCAAGGCCATCACGCGCTACGGGGTGAAGCCCCACGACATCTTCGAGGCCAACGACCTCTTTGAGAACACGAACCACACGCAGGTGCAGTCCACCCTCATCGCCCTCGCCAGCCAG GCGAAGACGAAGGGCAACaacgtggggctgggggtgaaGTACGCGGAGAAGCAGCAGCGGCGCTTCCGCCCCGAGAAGCTGCGCGAGGGcaggaacatcatcggcctccaG ATGGGCACCAACAAGGGCGCCAGCCAg GCGGGGATGACGGCGCCGGGCACCAAGCGGCAGATCTTCGAGCCGGCGCTGGGCATGGAGCGCTGCGACCCGCTGACCATCCCGCTGCAGATGGGCAGCAACAAGGGGGCCTCGCAGCAGGGCATGACGGTGTACGGGCTGCCGCGGCAGGTCTACGACCCCAAGTACTGCGACGCCGCCTTCGCCGAGCCCCCCgacgggcccccccccgccctcaaCTGCTACGAGCCCCTGTag
- the CNN1 gene encoding calponin-1 isoform X1 — MSTPHFNRGPAYGLSAEVKNKLAQKYDPQRERELRAWIEGATGRRIGDAFMEGLKDGVILCELINKLAPGSVRKVNEPIQNWHKLENIGNFIKAITRYGVKPHDIFEANDLFENTNHTQVQSTLIALASQAKTKGNNVGLGVKYAEKQQRRFRPEKLREGRNIIGLQMGTNKFASQQGMTAYGTRRHLYDPKLGTDQPLDQATISLQMGTNKGASQAGMTAPGTKRQIFEPALGMERCDPLTIPLQMGSNKGASQQGMTVYGLPRQVYDPKYCDAAFAEPPDGPPPALNCYEPL; from the exons ATGTCCACCCCCCACTTCAACCGCGGGCCGGCCTACGGGCTCTCGGCCGAGGTGAAGAACAAG CTGGCGCAGAAGTACGAcccgcagcgggagcgggagctgcGCGCCTGGATCGAGGGAGCCACCGGCCGCCGCATCGGCGACGCCTTCATGGAGGGGCTCAAGGACGGCGTCATCCTCTGCGA GCTCATCAACAAGCTGGCGCCCGGCTCCGTGCGGAAGGTCAACGAACCCATCCAGAACTGGCACAAG CTGGAGAACATCGGGAACTTCATCAAGGCCATCACGCGCTACGGGGTGAAGCCCCACGACATCTTCGAGGCCAACGACCTCTTTGAGAACACGAACCACACGCAGGTGCAGTCCACCCTCATCGCCCTCGCCAGCCAG GCGAAGACGAAGGGCAACaacgtggggctgggggtgaaGTACGCGGAGAAGCAGCAGCGGCGCTTCCGCCCCGAGAAGCTGCGCGAGGGcaggaacatcatcggcctccaG atgGGCACCAACAAGTTTGCGAGCCAGCAGGGCATGACGGCCTACGGCACCCGGCGGCACCTCTACGACCCCAAGCTGGGCACCGACCAGCCCCTCGACCAGGCCACCATCAGCCTCCAGATGGGCACCAACAAGGGCGCCAGCCAg GCGGGGATGACGGCGCCGGGCACCAAGCGGCAGATCTTCGAGCCGGCGCTGGGCATGGAGCGCTGCGACCCGCTGACCATCCCGCTGCAGATGGGCAGCAACAAGGGGGCCTCGCAGCAGGGCATGACGGTGTACGGGCTGCCGCGGCAGGTCTACGACCCCAAGTACTGCGACGCCGCCTTCGCCGAGCCCCCCgacgggcccccccccgccctcaaCTGCTACGAGCCCCTGTag